Below is a genomic region from Salinicoccus roseus.
GTGCATCATATATTTTGGCAAAATCTTCTGTAGAAAGGCTTTCGCCGCGGCGTCTTGGATCGATGCCGGCCTGCTCCAGCATCTGATGGATCACATCCTTTTTCTTCTTGCCATCTTCGAAAATGCTTGAATAGTTGTTCAGAATCGTCTTCCGCCTCTGGCCGAATGCTCCGCGCGTCAATTTGAAGAACAGCGCTTCATCCTCCACGTTCACCTTCGGTGCCTCGCGGCGCACCATCTCCACGATGATGGAGTCGACATTCGGCGGTGGCATGAATACTGATTTCGGGACATTCTGGACCACACGCGCCTCGGTGAAATAGTCGATTGCGATGGACAACGACCCATACGCCTTACTGCCTGGAGCGGCGCTGATCCGCTCCCCCACTTCCTTCTGCATCATGACATAGAAGCGTGCAATCGGAAGGTTCTGTTCCAGGAAATTCATCAGTATCGGCGTTGTAATGTAGTAGGGCAGATTCGCTACGACAATGACCTCATCACACTCCGAAAATTCTTCGGCAATCCTTTTTCTGATATCGGCCTCCAATATATCCTCGTTGATCACTTCAATATTGTCGTATGGGGAGAGCGTGTCCCGGAGCACGGGAATCAGGCGCTGATCGATCTCAAAAGCGACCACTTTACCCGCACGCTTCGCAAGCTGCTCGGTCAATGAACCGATGCCCGGCCCCACTTCGATGACGCCGGTACGCTCTGTGATGCCGGCTTTGTTCAGCACCTCCCTGATGACATTCAGGTCGACAAGAAAGTTCTGTCCCAGGCTCTTCTTGAAGGTGAAGCCGTGGTCTGCCAATATTTGTTTTGTTCTTCCTACTGTCGCAATATCCTTCATTCTATTCACCTTTTAATTCATTTAGTATGCGTTCCACCTGTGCATGCCCAATACTGTAGCGGTTCAGCTTCTTCCTGAGCTGTCCCGCATTGGCATAGCCGATATTCAGCCGATTGCACAAGTAGGTCCGACGATTTGCAGCTTCCCTGTTGCCGGAGAGGCCCCACCGGACCATATCCTGGATGGTGATGGTCTCTTCCGGCTCCGACACGCTCGTATAAACCTTGGAGAGGCTTTCTATGATGTCCTCCACGGAGGCGTGCTCTATGCCGATGCCCCCGTTCCGTCCCTTTGCTTTCGCCCGCGGCATGAATGCCTCTTTGATGTCGGGGAACCTTTCGAGTATCGTATTGCGGATCTTCTGTCCGGGATAATCCGGATCTGTAAATATGATTGCACCTCTCGTAGCCAGCGCCACTTCTATTTCGCGCATCACCGTTTCATCGATTGCAGAACCCTTCGTCTCTATTGTTTCACAGGAAACAGCTTCGTTCAGACGCCTTGTATCATCCCTGCCTTCAACGATGATGACTTCTTTTATTGCTGGTCTGTCCATATATGCACCTCATTTTCATAATATCACATTTTTCATGCAAAAAATAAAACCACCGTCGATGCGGTGATTTTATTTCTATATCCCAAAAAGCCTTTCGGCGTTCTCTGTTGTCTGTTTTGCCAATTCCTCATAAGGCATCTCCCTGAGCTCGGCGATCTTTTCTGCAACGAGCTTCACATGGGCAGGTTCGTTCCTTTTCCCCCGATACGGATGCGGTGCCAGATATGGCGCATCCGTCTCCACAAGCAGCCTGTCTATCGGCACATGTTTGGCAATTTCTTTCGGGTCCTGGGCGTTCTTGAATGTTACAGGACCACCGAGCGAAACATGGAAGTTCATGCCGATGACTTCATCTGCAACTTCAGGGGTGCCGCTGAATGCATGCATGATGCCGCCGACTTCATGGGCACCTTCCGACTTCAGGATTTCAACACAGTCCATTGTCGCTTCGCGGTTATGGATGATGATCGGAAGATTGACACGCTTGGCTAAGGCGATCTGCTTTTTGAAGATTTCCTTCTGGATGTCATGTGGAGACTTCTCCCAATGATAGTCCAGGCCGGTCTCACCGATGCCGACGATCTTCTCATGGCTGGATAGCTTCTCTATCCATGCAAGATCCGCGTCTGTGCAGTCGATGGCATCGACAGGGTGCCATCCGATGACACCATATATATGGTCATATCGATCAATCAGATCCATCGTACGTTCAATCGTCTTCCTGTCGAAGCCGACGACCACCATCTTGCCGACACCCGCTTCTTCCGCGCGTTCGATGACGGCCTCCAGGTCTTCATCATACTGGTCTGCATTCAGATGTACATGCGTATCAATAAGCATGATATGCCTCCTTATTTGACTGTACTGCCATTCTCGATTCCGCTTGGCACTGATATCAGCGTCAAATGATTGCCCTTCTCGGCTGTAAGGATCATGCCCTGGGACAATTCTCCCCGAAGCTTCACCGGCTCGAGATTCGTCACTACAAGCACTTTCTTGCCGACGATATCCTCAGGTTCATACGCCTCACGGATGCCGCTTACAATCTGACGCTTCTCACTTCCAAGGTCCACCTCGATTTTGAGGAGCTTGTCCGCTTTCTTGATGCCTTCTGCATGAATGACCGTCGCAACTTTGATTTCCACCTTGTCGAAATCCTTTATTGTGATCTTCTCCGCCTCATCTGTTTCTTCATCTTCTTCCTCTGGGGCATCCGGCGTCATAAGATCTTTGATATGAGAGACTTCCGCCTCCACATCCAGACGCGGATAGATCGGTTCCGGTTTCGCAATCATCTGGCCTGCTGTACGGATGCTTCCGTACGACAGGATGGAGTCGAATGTCTGCAGCGATTCATCCGTCACGTTCATCTGTCTGAAGACCTCTTTTGGCCCATGTGTCAGATATGGCTTCAGGAGGATTGCGATGATGCGGATGTTTTCCGCCAGGTGGACCATGACACTGCCCAATGCTTCGCGCTCTGCCTCGTCTTTTGCGAGGACCCATGGCTGTGTCTCATCAATATACTTGTTCGTACGGCTGATGATCGTCCATACGGCTCTGAGCGCCTTGTTGAATTCCATCTCCTCCATGCTTGCCTCATAGAGTTTGACGTTCTCGTATACAGTACTCTCCAGGCTTTCATCAAATGCATTGTTGTGTCCTGTGTAGTTAGGTAGATTGCCGTCGAAGTACTTGTTGATCATAGAGATTGTACGGTTGACCAGGTTCCCGAGGTCGTTTGCCAGGTCATAGTTCGTACGGTCGACAAAGGCTTCCGGTGTAAAGACGCCATCAGAACCGAATGGCACTTCACGCATCAGATAATAGCGGAGCGCATCAAGACCATAGCGATCCACAACCGTTTCCGGATAGACGACATTGCCTTTCGATTTCGACATCTTGCCGTCTTTCATCACCAGCCAGCCGTGGCCGAGTATCTTCTTCGGCAGTGGCAGATCAAGTGCCATAAGCATGATCGGCCAGTAGATGGCATGGAAACGAACAATCTCCTTGCCGATCATATGGAGGTCCGCAGGCCAATATTTCTGGAACAGACCGTCATCATCCGCCTCGTAGCCGAGTGCCGTAATGTAGTTGCACAGGGCATCAATCCATACATACACCACGTGCTCCGGATTCGATTTGACGGGTATGCCCCAGTCGAATGTCGTGCGGGATACTGCCAGATCTTCAAGACCCGGACGGATGAAGTTGTTCAGCATTTCATTCCTGCGGGATTCCGGTTGGATGAAGCCCGGATTTTCCTCATAGAACTTCTCGAGGCGTTCTGCATATTTACTCATTTTGAAGAAGTAGCTTTCTTCCTTAACGAGTTCCACTTCATGACCACTTGGCGCCATGCCGCCGATCATATTGCCGGCATCATCCCGGTAGACTTCCTCCAACTGGGTTTCTGTAAAGAATTCCTCATCTTCGACGGAATACCAGCCTTCGTATTCACCCAGATAGATGTCACCCTGCTCGTAGAGCTTGTCAAATATCTTCTGGATTGCAGCCTTGTGGCCCGGGCTCGTCGTACGGATGAACTGGTCATTGGTGATTTCCAGAAGCGACCAGAGGTTCTGCATATATGCTGCCATATCATCCACATATTTCTGTGGCGAAATGCCCATTTTTTCTGCTTTTTTCTCTATTTTCTGGCCATGTTCATCAGCACCGGTCAGATAATAGACATCATATCCGCGCATGCGCTTGTACCTTGCCATGACATCGCATGCAATCGTTGTATAGGCGTTGCCGATATGCAACTTTCCACTTGGATAATATATCGGTGTGGTGATATAGTAAGTTGGTTTCTCCATGCTCTTCCTCCTATTTGTTCATCTATTAAATATAACTAATATAGCGGTTTTTTTCAATAATATCAGTGGTTTATATTGGCACCTGAGGAAGCAATATGCTATAATCAGCAAGAACTCAACAGAGAACCGTCATATGTTTATTGACAATTGTTGGGAAATATGATAATTCGATGTTTCATTAATTTTATCTTGGGTAACCAATCTAGATACTGATCCTCCCTTTTCATGATGTCTTCTTGGACATGGATAGGAAGGTGGCATAGGGTAAGTGGATGAATGAAATTATGGAGGGATTCTTATGAAATCAACAGGGATTGTACGTAAAGTGGATGAACTTGGACGGGTGGTCATCCCTATAGAACTGAGGCGTGTACTTGACATTGAAGTCAAGGATGCACTTGAAATATATACGGATGACGATACAATCATTCTCAAGAAATATAAACCACAGATGACATGTGCCGTCACTGGAGATGTCTCGGAACAGAACATGCGCCTTGCAGACGGCCGCATTATTCTGAGCCAGGAAGGCGCAGAGAAGCTCATCGAAGAAATACAGTCAAAAATGAATAAGTAATGCATAAAAAATAAGCGGCGACCACCGCTTATTTTTTTGTTTCATGAAACTCGTCATAGACATCCTGCTTCTTCAGCCCGCGGGCTTCCGCCACTTTCTTGATTGCCTGCTTTGGTGTCAGCCCCTCTTTTATGAGTGCCTCCACATGTTCGGCCACTGGTATGTCGAAGTGTACCGATTCTGCTTCTGCTCCCTCGATGACGATGACGAACTCCCCTTTCAAAGGGACCTTTCCGCCCAACAGCTCCAGCATTTCGGAGGCCGGCCTTCTTATATGCTGTTCGAATTTTTTCGTGATTTCCCTCGATATGCTGACCATCCTGCTTTCATCAATATCTCTGATCATTGCCACTGTATCTTTTATCTTATGGGGCGATTCATACAGCACAGAGGTCAGCTCATGGGCCATGATTTCCTTCAGCTTCTTCTTCCGCTTCCCCCCTGTCTTCGGCAGAAAACCGAAGTAGGTGAATTCGTATGAGGGGATGCCACTTGCGACAAGAGCCATTGCAAACGCGGAACCTGATGGGATGACCACGTGTTCAAGCCCTTCATCCTGCATTCGGGCGACCAGTTCAAAACCGGGATCGGAAATGACCGGCATTCCTGCATCACTTACCAGGGCGAACGTTCGGCCATCATGCATCTCTTCGATGATCCGGTCTTCCACTTCCTCCTTATTGAAATCATGATATGCCCTGAGGGGTGTATCGATATCAAAATGTGTGGTCAGCTTCCGTGTTGTACGTGTATCCTCGCACAGTATGACATCTACGTTTTTGAGCGTCTCAACCGCCCTGTAGGTCATGTCTTCGAGGTTGCCGAGCGGCGTCCCCGTGATATAGAGTTGCACATCCATCCCTCCTGATCAATGCCAGCTTTTCCTGTCTGGACAGTTTTTTTATTGCATGCTCGCGCTTCAGCGCTTCACTTCTTGTATTATGTGCTTCATGATACATGAGCTCGACCGGTCTCCGGTTGCGGGTATACTTGGCCCCCATGCCACTGTTATGCTTCTCCAGCCGCTTGGCGACATCTTTTGCATAGCCGGTATAGAGTGTATCATCGGCACATTTCACGATATAGACGAAGTGCTCAGCCATAGTAGACCGCCATCATCTCGTCCGTATAGTTTCCCTGTGTGTCATAGATATAGAGCGGTGGCAAAACATCCGCATAAGCCTGACTGTTGAATATGGCCTCTACCAGGACAAACAGCGCCGTCCCGGCTGAAACGTCATTATAGACGTACTGCAGCCGCCTGACGCGGAATCCTGCATTGAAGAGTTCATTCACCACTTCCATGCTCCGTTCAGCACGATGGACCATATACAATCTGCCCTTGTTCTTCACCAGAAAACGTGCCGCACCGATGACCCCTTTGAGGTCGATGTGGATTTCATGACGCGCTATACTGTGCGGTCCTTTGTTCTTCAGCGGCTGATTGTTTGTGAAGTAGGGTGGATTCACTGTAATGACATCAAAGCTGGAATGCTCGTACATTTCCCTGATGTTTCTGATGTCCCCCTGGCTCACCCGTACCTGTGATTCCTTGCCATTCATTACGATACTGCGCTCTGCCATATCGACGAGTTCAGGCTGGAGTTCCACCCCTTCAATGGGAAGCCCAGTCCGGTGTGACAGCAGCAGGGGAATGATGCCATTTCCAGAACACAGGTCTATGATGCTGCGGTCCCTCTTCAAAAATCGTGTGAAATTTGCCAGCAGCAGCGCATCCACTGAAAATGAAAACACTGCCTTGCTCTGGATGATCTTCATCGACTCCCTGAACAGTTCATCCACACGTTCTCCATCTTTTAACATGTATTCACCCTCAATAAATAAAGCGGCCGAAGCCGCCTAGTTGTTCCTATGCTGAAGGAAGCCCTGGCAGAAGAGACAATCTTCGCCATGCCGGTGTGTGCCGAAATGGATACTGCACACATGGAACCCTTCATCATAAAGGTTATTTAAAGTATTCTGCTTGAATGACTTCGCCTTCTCGGATTCTTCTTTTGCCAGAAGCTGTTCGTAGTTCTCTTTCTCCATCTGCAGGCTTACATTCTCCTCGACGAGACGCACCGAGAGCTCCTTCAGCGTCTGAAGTTCCTCATACATATGGTTCATATCCGCTTCAAGCTTGCTGATGTGTGTAAACAGACGTTCGCGATCCATTACTGCACCCCGCCGGCTGCGTTCAGTTCGTCACAGTGATATTCGCGGATATAGTCATCCTTGTACTTCACTTTGACGACCAGATCCAATATGTTCATGCCGATCACAACAGCACGACCATCAGGCGTCTCGATCGTCTGACCGACATCAGGCATCTGCTCGCGTGCATCTTCATAATACTCATCTTCATAATTCAGACAGCACATGAGACGGCCGCAAGCCCCTGATATCTTTGTAGGACTCAAAGAAAGATCCTGATTTTTGGCCATCTGGATACTCACCGGAACGAAATCCCCAAGGAATGTCGAACAGCAGTGTGCGCGTCCACATGGTCCGATGCCGCCAAGATATTTTGCTTCGTCCCGTACCCCGATCTGACGCAGCTCGATGCGCGTCTTGAAGCGCGTCGCCAATACACGCACCAGATTTCTGAAGTCCACCCTTTCATCAGCCGTGAAGTTGAAGATGAGCTTCTTGCGATCCAATGTGTACTTGGCATTGACAAGCTGCATGTCGAGCCCTTCCTTTACAACCGCCTCTTTGCAGAAGCCGAGTGCTTCCTGGGCCAATGACTGGTTGTTATGGAAAGTCTCCACATCTTCTTCTGTCGCCCTGCGGACGAACCGGCCGTCCGGTTCTACAATGTTATCTTTTGGGACATGGTAGTTCGGCTTTACAACGCGCAGCATTTCAATACCGCGTTTTGTCTCCGTGATGATGAAATCATCGCGTTCCACCTTGTCTTCTTTAGCTTCTATATAAATATTATCGAAATAGTCCAATTGGGTAGCAGTGATGAGTTCTATCATAATCATTCAACCTTTCGAGCAGATAACCATACTTTCAAATACGAGCATTGGATGCACATTGGACTGCAGCAGACGGTTTGCGGTCTGAATTTCCTCCAGCATGTGCGACAGCTTTTCTATACGCTGTCCTGCCTTCATATTCTTCACTTCATCCCCAAACGGTCTGAAATCCTCAAGATCCAGGAGCTCATGCAGACACTGCCTGACGTAACCGTCGATCATCTGCAGGAGGAGGCCATAATCCCTCCTGTTCTGGCATAGATCGATCATTGGCTTGATTTCTATCAGTACGAGGGGGTGGTTTCCGAGCCACTTTGCTGAGAACGCCATCGCAGCCTGCCTCAGATCCGAAAATGATGCCTCGAGATCTTTGACATGCTGGGCGTTCAGAGCCAGTACATCTACGGTGGTAAGTTCTGCCTGACTCAATGCATCCAGCATCTTGATTCGATCATTGCGTTCACCTTTTATATGGATGTGCTGTGCCCTCGAGTGGATGGTCGGAAGTATGCTGCTTTTATCTATGGTAAGCAGTATTGCAATCGTCTTGTCCGGGGGATCTTCAAGAAACTTCAAAACGCTGTTTTCTGCCTGAGGTGTGAGCTTTTCGAAGGCTTCGATCACATAAACCTTATAGTCGGATTCTGTGGGTTTGCGGTTCATCCTCCGTACAAGATCCTCTATTGCTTCTTTCTTGATTGTCGTTTCCGAAGTTTCAAGATAGAAATAGTCCGGATGGTTGCCTTCTGATATAAGCCGTGCATGCCTTGGAGTATCTCCAAGGATGTTCAGTGCAAAGTATTCACCATAACGTTTTAAAGTCTCTATTGCATCCCCTTCGAACATATACGTATGACTCAATCTGCCGTTTTCTATAATTCGATTCAATTGATTTTCGACGACGCTGTTTTCTGCCTTCATAGCACTTCACTCTTAAAATCTTTCAAATTGTTCTATAGGCAGTACAAATACTGTTGCGCCGCCCACTTCAACCTCTACAGGATAAGGGATATAGGAGTCAGCGTTTCCTCCCATTGGTGTGACTGGAGCCACTGTCTGCTCCCTGTTGCCACATGTATCATCAATCAGTGTGAGCAATTCGTCCACACGCTCATCTCTGACACCACAAAGGAAGGTTGTGTTTCCCGCCCTCAGAAATCCACCTGTTGTAGCAAGCTTTGTACTCCTGAAGTCTTTTTTAGCCAACCGATCAGCCAGCCTCTGACTGTCATGATCCTGTACAATAGCAATTATCATTTTCATGACTGATTCACCTCTTGATTCAAGTATTGGTTGATTACTTCTATTGCATCTTCCATCACCTTATCCGGTGATTGGCTTGCATCTACTATCTTAATGCGTTCCGGGAAGTTTTCTGATAATTCATTATAACCCATAACCACATTTTTATGAAAGTCTATTTCTTCGGCATCCAGCCGGTTATGCTCCCGGTTATTGCTGCTGATGCGCTCAAGACCGATTTCAGGATCCAGCTTCAGATAAATTGTCAAATCCGGCATATGGTCTTCTATCGCAAAACGATTGATGGACATTACTGCCTCGGCGCCAATATGCCGCGCATAACCTTGATAGGCAATGGAGCTGTCTATAAAGCGGTCACACAGGACAATCTTGCCTGCATCCAGTGCAGGAAGGACCTTCTCCATCAGATGTTGGCGTCTGGACGCAGCAAAAAGCAATGCCTCAGTCCTTTCATCCATGTCATTTCCTTTGGTCAAAAGGATTTCCCTGATCATTTCGCTGATCCCTATGCCTCCAGGCTCACGCGTCATGATCACTTCATGCGATTTGGAAAGATGTTCGAAAACCCGGGCGATGAGCGTCGTCTTTCCCGACCCTTCCGGCCCTTCAAATGTTATGAAATGGCTCATTGGTCACCCTCATTATTATAGTATTGTAAATTATATTTTATACCTTCTATTCTAACATGATTATGAAGATAGTGCTTAATCGATTTGAGGTGGCTCCCTGTGATCACTTCATTTTCACGGACAAGCGGAACACCCGGAGGGTAGGGTACGATGCTTTTTACACATATCCGACCCTTCAATATATCGACCTGCCCATCAACAGGTTCGAGTCCCCTTTCCTTGAACTCCATCTCTTGGATGCGTTCGATGAGCAATGAAAATGGATAGCTGTCCCCTCGATGGAAGAGGGGAAGGCAGAACAGGACTCCTTCATCAGTCACCATCTCCGGATAGATATGAAGGTCAGTGAAGCTCGCATGCAGCATGAAAGGATTCATGCCATTGTAATTCAGTAGAAGCTTCGCCGGGTCATCCTGTTCCTTAACTTCGACTCCTTTACTTTCCATTGCTTCAATGAGTGTCTTCCTTTTTCGGAAGAATTCCCCTGATGAATAATTCATATAGAATTCATGCGCCTGCTCCATCGAAAGCAGGAGCAGGTAGGAAGGGCTCGATGTCTCGAAATAATTGATGTATTTCATGATCCTTTCATACAGGGCTTCATCCCTTACAAAGATGACTGAAGACATCGTCAGGGCAGGCAGCATTTTATGATATGACTGGATCGCAATGTCTGAAGCGAACTTCATCGAGGATGAGGGAAAGCTTTCTGCTATGTCGAGATGCGCTCCGTGGGCCTCATCGATTAGTACAAGGCCGCCATAGGAATGAATATGATGAATCATACCTTCGATGTCAAAGCATTCTCCATTGTATGTAGGATACGTGATTATCACTACTTCTCCTGGATGAAATTCAGTCATGCAGACCACACTGCGATCAATCTCTTGAAAAGTGCTTCCTGCAAGATCCAAAGCATGGTAGACGGATTTATGGGCGTCCCTCACAACAATGAAATGGTGATGAGTTCGGGAAAGTGCATAAATGGCAGATAT
It encodes:
- a CDS encoding initiation-control protein YabA — its product is MDRERLFTHISKLEADMNHMYEELQTLKELSVRLVEENVSLQMEKENYEQLLAKEESEKAKSFKQNTLNNLYDEGFHVCSIHFGTHRHGEDCLFCQGFLQHRNN
- a CDS encoding cyclic-di-AMP receptor; amino-acid sequence: MKMIIAIVQDHDSQRLADRLAKKDFRSTKLATTGGFLRAGNTTFLCGVRDERVDELLTLIDDTCGNREQTVAPVTPMGGNADSYIPYPVEVEVGGATVFVLPIEQFERF
- a CDS encoding TatD family hydrolase; translation: MLIDTHVHLNADQYDEDLEAVIERAEEAGVGKMVVVGFDRKTIERTMDLIDRYDHIYGVIGWHPVDAIDCTDADLAWIEKLSSHEKIVGIGETGLDYHWEKSPHDIQKEIFKKQIALAKRVNLPIIIHNREATMDCVEILKSEGAHEVGGIMHAFSGTPEVADEVIGMNFHVSLGGPVTFKNAQDPKEIAKHVPIDRLLVETDAPYLAPHPYRGKRNEPAHVKLVAEKIAELREMPYEELAKQTTENAERLFGI
- the rsmI gene encoding 16S rRNA (cytidine(1402)-2'-O)-methyltransferase yields the protein MQLYITGTPLGNLEDMTYRAVETLKNVDVILCEDTRTTRKLTTHFDIDTPLRAYHDFNKEEVEDRIIEEMHDGRTFALVSDAGMPVISDPGFELVARMQDEGLEHVVIPSGSAFAMALVASGIPSYEFTYFGFLPKTGGKRKKKLKEIMAHELTSVLYESPHKIKDTVAMIRDIDESRMVSISREITKKFEQHIRRPASEMLELLGGKVPLKGEFVIVIEGAEAESVHFDIPVAEHVEALIKEGLTPKQAIKKVAEARGLKKQDVYDEFHETKK
- a CDS encoding AbrB/MazE/SpoVT family DNA-binding domain-containing protein, which codes for MKSTGIVRKVDELGRVVIPIELRRVLDIEVKDALEIYTDDDTIILKKYKPQMTCAVTGDVSEQNMRLADGRIILSQEGAEKLIEEIQSKMNK
- the metG gene encoding methionine--tRNA ligase, whose amino-acid sequence is MEKPTYYITTPIYYPSGKLHIGNAYTTIACDVMARYKRMRGYDVYYLTGADEHGQKIEKKAEKMGISPQKYVDDMAAYMQNLWSLLEITNDQFIRTTSPGHKAAIQKIFDKLYEQGDIYLGEYEGWYSVEDEEFFTETQLEEVYRDDAGNMIGGMAPSGHEVELVKEESYFFKMSKYAERLEKFYEENPGFIQPESRRNEMLNNFIRPGLEDLAVSRTTFDWGIPVKSNPEHVVYVWIDALCNYITALGYEADDDGLFQKYWPADLHMIGKEIVRFHAIYWPIMLMALDLPLPKKILGHGWLVMKDGKMSKSKGNVVYPETVVDRYGLDALRYYLMREVPFGSDGVFTPEAFVDRTNYDLANDLGNLVNRTISMINKYFDGNLPNYTGHNNAFDESLESTVYENVKLYEASMEEMEFNKALRAVWTIISRTNKYIDETQPWVLAKDEAEREALGSVMVHLAENIRIIAILLKPYLTHGPKEVFRQMNVTDESLQTFDSILSYGSIRTAGQMIAKPEPIYPRLDVEAEVSHIKDLMTPDAPEEEDEETDEAEKITIKDFDKVEIKVATVIHAEGIKKADKLLKIEVDLGSEKRQIVSGIREAYEPEDIVGKKVLVVTNLEPVKLRGELSQGMILTAEKGNHLTLISVPSGIENGSTVK
- the tmk gene encoding dTMP kinase; amino-acid sequence: MSHFITFEGPEGSGKTTLIARVFEHLSKSHEVIMTREPGGIGISEMIREILLTKGNDMDERTEALLFAASRRQHLMEKVLPALDAGKIVLCDRFIDSSIAYQGYARHIGAEAVMSINRFAIEDHMPDLTIYLKLDPEIGLERISSNNREHNRLDAEEIDFHKNVVMGYNELSENFPERIKIVDASQSPDKVMEDAIEVINQYLNQEVNQS
- a CDS encoding GIY-YIG nuclease family protein — protein: MAEHFVYIVKCADDTLYTGYAKDVAKRLEKHNSGMGAKYTRNRRPVELMYHEAHNTRSEALKREHAIKKLSRQEKLALIRRDGCATLYHGDAARQPRRHDLQGG
- the rnmV gene encoding ribonuclease M5, with the protein product MDRPAIKEVIIVEGRDDTRRLNEAVSCETIETKGSAIDETVMREIEVALATRGAIIFTDPDYPGQKIRNTILERFPDIKEAFMPRAKAKGRNGGIGIEHASVEDIIESLSKVYTSVSEPEETITIQDMVRWGLSGNREAANRRTYLCNRLNIGYANAGQLRKKLNRYSIGHAQVERILNELKGE
- a CDS encoding DNA polymerase III subunit produces the protein MKAENSVVENQLNRIIENGRLSHTYMFEGDAIETLKRYGEYFALNILGDTPRHARLISEGNHPDYFYLETSETTIKKEAIEDLVRRMNRKPTESDYKVYVIEAFEKLTPQAENSVLKFLEDPPDKTIAILLTIDKSSILPTIHSRAQHIHIKGERNDRIKMLDALSQAELTTVDVLALNAQHVKDLEASFSDLRQAAMAFSAKWLGNHPLVLIEIKPMIDLCQNRRDYGLLLQMIDGYVRQCLHELLDLEDFRPFGDEVKNMKAGQRIEKLSHMLEEIQTANRLLQSNVHPMLVFESMVICSKG
- a CDS encoding PSP1 domain-containing protein, whose protein sequence is MIELITATQLDYFDNIYIEAKEDKVERDDFIITETKRGIEMLRVVKPNYHVPKDNIVEPDGRFVRRATEEDVETFHNNQSLAQEALGFCKEAVVKEGLDMQLVNAKYTLDRKKLIFNFTADERVDFRNLVRVLATRFKTRIELRQIGVRDEAKYLGGIGPCGRAHCCSTFLGDFVPVSIQMAKNQDLSLSPTKISGACGRLMCCLNYEDEYYEDAREQMPDVGQTIETPDGRAVVIGMNILDLVVKVKYKDDYIREYHCDELNAAGGVQ
- the rsmA gene encoding 16S rRNA (adenine(1518)-N(6)/adenine(1519)-N(6))-dimethyltransferase RsmA; protein product: MKDIATVGRTKQILADHGFTFKKSLGQNFLVDLNVIREVLNKAGITERTGVIEVGPGIGSLTEQLAKRAGKVVAFEIDQRLIPVLRDTLSPYDNIEVINEDILEADIRKRIAEEFSECDEVIVVANLPYYITTPILMNFLEQNLPIARFYVMMQKEVGERISAAPGSKAYGSLSIAIDYFTEARVVQNVPKSVFMPPPNVDSIIVEMVRREAPKVNVEDEALFFKLTRGAFGQRRKTILNNYSSIFEDGKKKKDVIHQMLEQAGIDPRRRGESLSTEDFAKIYDALKAFPELTMSVEF
- a CDS encoding tRNA1(Val) (adenine(37)-N6)-methyltransferase, which gives rise to MLKDGERVDELFRESMKIIQSKAVFSFSVDALLLANFTRFLKRDRSIIDLCSGNGIIPLLLSHRTGLPIEGVELQPELVDMAERSIVMNGKESQVRVSQGDIRNIREMYEHSSFDVITVNPPYFTNNQPLKNKGPHSIARHEIHIDLKGVIGAARFLVKNKGRLYMVHRAERSMEVVNELFNAGFRVRRLQYVYNDVSAGTALFVLVEAIFNSQAYADVLPPLYIYDTQGNYTDEMMAVYYG